CAGCCCTGTGCAGGatgggagctgtggggaggTAAGcccattgctgctgtgtgttttcttccagtAGACAGAAGCTGTGGTGGTTCCGAGCAACGCTACAGCAGCGGGTTGcgattttctgttttatgtttgaTTTTATATTCTGGCAGTGACTGTGGTTGTGCATTTCTGTGTCGCTCACTGAGAGGGGGAGCAGAGTGCTGTGCACACGAGCAGgaggcagcctgcagcaagCATTGCCTCCTACAGCAAAGAACTTCAGCTGTAGATGTTACTTTTGTTACGGGCAGGAGCTGCTAGAACCAACCGGCTCTGTTTACGCATTTCCCATCAGTGCTCGGATTAAACAAACAATACTACTGCCTGTACATAAGTCCTAAAAAGCCTCTGTTACTTGAAATCAGCAGCTTACTTCATGCCAAACGTGTGGggattcttctttttcttaacattttctttacGTAGCTGCTTATCCCTCCAGCATCCCAGCACTGATCAGGACTGGAGGGTGGCAGCTCTGTTGTTCTGTCTCATTCCATCCCATGCTTTCCTGTCCCATTCCATCCCACTCCATCCCACCcgatcccatcccatcccactgcagccAGACTCCAGCAAGTCTCTGTCTGCCCAACAAACCCATGGAAAGGATGAGGGCGAGTTTGAAAGTGGATCTGGGAGCACTAAAAGCCGTACCgcagaaatgcagagctgggtgGGGCAGGCAGTGATTCAGAGCAGCCAGGCAATTTCCAACACCGACAGCCATGTATGTGTCCAGAAAAAGACACTGCTCACATGCTCCAAAAAGCACTGTGATAGCAGCCTTAGTGCCCTGATGAAGCACAGAGTTAGCCAGAGCTCACATCTGATGGCTCTGccctctctcccttctgcaTTTCCATCTGTAAACCCACCAGGACAGGAATGAAGTCCAGCTTGCAGACAGATAAATCTCAGCTTTTCCACGGATAAAAGCCCCCCCCAGCTCCTGTCTGCATGTAAATCAGTGTGGGGAGGTCATTACTCGTTACACCAAtagcaataagaaaaagaagcatcaaAAGAATGAAGGAATTGCAGGCAAAGCCCTGCCATAAcgcagcagcatccctgctctGTAATGAATGGAAACTTGGGGCTGtcaggaggagctgtgctgaATGAGCTCTGGCAGGACCTGGTGCTgttggctgcagggagctcctcctgctctcacCTGGTGTAATGGTAAACACTGCCAAACCAAACTGCACATCCAGGTAATGGTCTGGCCAAGAAATGCACACTGCTGGGCAGTAAACAAAGCTAACAAATGGAGAAAGCAGGCAGTAAGGCTCCCCATGGACACAGCTCTTAGGATGTGGGCTGCAGGTAGTAGCACCCTATGAACCTCTATGGAGAGACCATCCTGTGTATAAATAGTGTCCTATCTACCTATAGAGAGCCTCCTATGTGTATTTCTATCATCTATCTGTATAGAGAGAGCATCCTGTGTACATGTAGAGCATCCTCTCCACAGCATCCTCCCACACACAGAGGCACGCCAGCCCCCAGCATGACCCACTAACACCCCCGTGCTGGGAGGAGAAACAGGCAAAGGGATGGAAAGAAGCTCTGCTTGCTATGAGACAGATACATTTATCTTCCTCTGTATCTTGCTGCTGGAGGACCACTCATGTTGCCATAACACAATGCCTGCACAGCACACCACAAAGACCCAAATTGAGTTAGCAGGACCAGAAGAGGGGCTGGCATGCGTTTGGCCAGCTATTATCTTATAACTTAGCTCTGAGTCTGGAGCCAGAGCTCTGATGGATCTGTCTGCGCCTCCCTGGCcagccactgctctgctctgctgcactgtttGTGGGTGCTGTTTATTGCCATGCTGCTGGTTCACACTGAGCCTCAGCTCAGAGCCAGAAAGGCCCACTCATAGACCCTCTTTATTTGTAGCCTCATGGAAATCACTTGTATGTGTAATAGAGCACCAGTCTGATCAGAGTTGGACAGAAAGCTGAGTGCAGTAGAAGTGGATCTGGAAAAAGCCTAGAGAGATGAAGAAGTTCTCGGGTATTAGAAATAGCAATTAATGATACGGAGCCACTGTGATACTGGGCTGGGGGACACAAAGCTCATAAGCAGTTTTGCAGATAAAATCTTCAAGGAGCAACATGGAGGGTGCCCAGGGTCAGCATGACCTGAAGTGAATTATTCAACGTGAGGAAACATTGTGAGGTTTTAGACAGTACATGGGGATGTGGTTTAGGGGGCACTGAAGTGGGGGTTCAAGGCTTGGACTCAATTATCTTGGTGGCCGTTTCctaccatagaatcacagggttaTTATACACCACCTGCGTTTGCTCCTTGCAGGAAGCCTCCATCCACCTGAACCCATTGGTGAGCGAGGAGTCTGGGCTGCGATGGAGAGCAATGCATCCTCAGGGAACTGCAGCCAACCCCAGATGTCCTTCCAGAGCACACTGTACGCAGCCACCTACACCATCATCTTCATCCCCGGCCTGCTGGCCAACAGCGCTGCCCTCTGGGTGCTGTGCCGCTTCATCAGCAAGAAGAGCAAGGCTGTCATCTTCATGATCAACCTGGCCGTGGCCGACCTGGCACATGTTCTTTCACTGCCACTGCGGATGTATTACTACATCAACCACACGTGGCCCTTCGGGTCCTTCCTCTGCCAGCTGTGCTTCTACTTGAAGTACCTCAACATGTACGCCAGCATCTGCTTCCTCACCTGCATCAGCATCCAGCGGTATCTCTTCCTCCTGCATCCCTTCAAGGCCACGGCCTGGAAGCGCCGCTATGACGTGGGGCTCAGCGCGGCCGTCTGGCTCTTCGTGGGCGCTGCCTGCCTGCCTCTACCCATTGTCAGGAGCCCAGCCCTATCCAACAGCACCACCACCTGCTTCTCCGACCTGGCCGTCAAGCAGCTGACGCCAGGAGCCTCCATCGCACTGGTGACAGTGGCAGAGCTCTTTGGGTTCGTCATCCCCTTTGGCATCATCGCGTGGTGCACCTGGAAGATGCGGCAGTCGCTGCAGGAG
This region of Coturnix japonica isolate 7356 chromosome 4, Coturnix japonica 2.1, whole genome shotgun sequence genomic DNA includes:
- the LOC107312640 gene encoding putative P2Y purinoceptor 10, giving the protein MESNASSGNCSQPQMSFQSTLYAATYTIIFIPGLLANSAALWVLCRFISKKSKAVIFMINLAVADLAHVLSLPLRMYYYINHTWPFGSFLCQLCFYLKYLNMYASICFLTCISIQRYLFLLHPFKATAWKRRYDVGLSAAVWLFVGAACLPLPIVRSPALSNSTTTCFSDLAVKQLTPGASIALVTVAELFGFVIPFGIIAWCTWKMRQSLQEGGTQLQSTSEKQKALRMVLMCAAVFFICFTPYHINFPFFMMVIENIIKDCTVHRNTLRFHPISLCLASLNCCLDPVLYYFMTSEFQDQLLRHGCAALRARLARSRRSLTMSDASHNIRTKRRSLPRFQFWSLPKFFGRINSMEIPPMQPDELLLESIS